Below is a window of Methylosinus sp. PW1 DNA.
CGCCAGCAGCTCCGGCGGACGCGGCGTCAGCAGCGCGGCGATCAGCATCAGATAGCGCAAGGTTCCGTCCGAAAGCTCCGCCGCCTTCAAAGGCCGCAGCAGCCCGTGCTGGCGCATGGAGAGCTCGAACCAGCCGTCGCGCGTCTCGATCTCTATAGCGGCGCCGGGAAAAGCGTCGTCCACGGCCCGCGCGAGCCCGGCCTCATCGCCGATCTCGAGAACGGTCTGCAACGCCGCGGCGATATCCGCGCCATCGTCGGCGAGGATGGGCGTATGCGTGCCGACCTGCGGCCTTCGACAGGGCGCCTCAACATCGGTCCGCAGACAATCATAGAAGCGCCAGGACTGCAGCTTTCGGCGCACGGCGATCATCTCCGGCGCGGCGCGCGGATCGGAGAATTCCGTCATCATGCTTTCGAAATCCGCGATCGGCGTCGGAATCACGCGCCAAGCGCCGCTGTCGTCCACGGCGCGCAGCCCCGGCCCGTGGCGATCGACGAGCAGAGCCGAAGGGCGGAACAAAGGCCCAGACCAGACGCACTCGCGCTTGATCGCCGGATCGAGCAGAAAAGCCGATGTGCTGAGGCCGGGCGGCGGGAAGCCGAGATCGACGGCGTAGGAGAGATCGGCGGCGCCGAAGCCGAGTCGCAAATGCACCGACCTCTTGCGCACCAGCCCCTGCACCGGATGGCTGCCGGCGCGCACGGCCCGACCGACCTGCTCCGGCCCGGCCCAGAGGGTGGACTGTATGCCGCCCTCCCGCGCCAGCGAGCTCACCAGCCGGCCGCGGGCTGTATCGGCGAGAAGGCGCAAAGCACGGTAGAGGCTCGATTTTCCGCTGCCGTTGGCGCCCGTCACGACATTGAGCCGCGCGAGCGGAAGGGTAAGATCCCTCAGCGAGCGATAGCCGGAGACCGCGAGGATCTCGAGCATTGCGCGATCCTCACGTCAGCCGCTCTTCAGAGCGAGCGCGTAAAGCGCAGCACGCCGCCCTTGGCGCCTTTGAGAATGAGGTCGGAGCCCTGCAGGTCCCAGAAGGGGCCGGACAGCATCACCTGCCAGAAATCGCGCTCGATCGCCTGAAGGGCGGGATCGCATTTGGCGTCGGCGACGGCGGGCATGGCCTTGGGTCCGAGCCGATTGCCGCCGACGACAAAGACGCCCGACCAGGATTTGCAGCCGGAGAATCCCGTGCCGCGCATCGTCGTGTCGATGCGAATCCAAATGTCGGCCGGCGGGGCCTTGCCGTTTATGTCCTTGAGATTGAAAATATAATTATGCGGGAACGGCTTATAGTTCGGCGGCGGCTCCTGCGCGGTCGCCTCCTGCTGATCCTTCTCCTTTTGCGCCGGCTTGCCCTTGGCCAGCGCGGGGCCGCAGGCGGCGAGGCCGACCAGAAGCGCGGTCAGAAATCGTCTCATCCTTCGATCCTTGTTGAGAGCGATCCTCGAGCGAATCGCTTCAGGAGAATGGCGCGCGCCTTGTGGTTTTTTTCCGAACAGAAAAACGCCGGAAAACTCCGACGCGCGCGGGGGGGAGGAGCGGAAACGCGCCCTCACAACATGCTGGGCAGAACGCGGTCGGGCGGGCGGTGCCCGTCCATGAAAGTCTTGATGTTGATGATGACTTTCTCGCCCATGTCGACGCGGCCCTCATTGGTGGCCGAGCCCATATGCGGCAGCAGCGTGACCTTGCCGGCCTTGGCCAGCTTGACGAGCTTCGGCGAGACGGCCGGCTCATGCTCGAAGACGTCGAGGCCGGCGCCGGAAATCTCATCGGCCTCCAGCATGCGGATCAGCGCATTCTCGTCCACGATCTCGCCGCGGGCGGTGTTCACGATGATGGCGTGCGGGCGCAGCTGCTTCAGCCGCCGGGCCGAGAGAAGATGATAGGTCGCCGGCGTATGCGGGCAGTGGATCGACAGAATGTCGATGCGCGCCAGCATCTGGTCCAGCGATTCCCAATAGGTCGCCTCGAGCTGATCCTCGATCTCGACCGGCAGGCGGCGGCGGTTGTGATAATGGATGGAGAGGCCGAAAGCGCTGGCGCGACGGGCCAGCGCCTGGCCGATGCGGCCCATGCCGACAATGCCGAGGCGCTTGCCGGTGATGCGATGGCCGAGCATCCAGGTGGGCGACCAGCCGCCCCAGGAGCCGTCTGGAATGGTGCGGGCGCCCTCGACGAGGCGGCGCGCCACGGCCAGGATGAGGCCCATTGTGAGATCGGCCGTGTCCTCGGTGAGAACGCCGGGCGTGTTGGTGACGGTGATGGAGCGGCGCAGCGCCGAGGCGACGTCTATGTGATCGACGCCATTGCCGAAATTGGCGATGAGCTTGAGCTGTTCGCCGGCCTGGCCGATGAGGCCGGAATCGATGCGGTCGGTGATCGTCGGCACCAGCACGTCCGCGGTGCGGACGGCCTCGACGAGCTCCTCATGGGTCGCCGGCCGGTCGCTCACATTGAGGCGCGTGTCGAAAAGCTCGCACATGCGGGTTTCGATCACCTCGGGGAGCCGACGTGTCACCACGACGAGCGGCTTCTTTTTCGCCATCTTCCCCTTCGTCCTCCCGCCTCGCGCGACTAAGCTCTCCGGCGCGCCCGAAGGCCCGTTCCGCCGATCGAGCCTTTGGAGCGGTTTCGACGTCTCTTCAACCAGGTCTTAACGACGATGGATGAAAAGAGCGTTTCGCCGCCCGCGCCCCTTTCCCATCGAACTTCCTAGCAGATGGCGGGACAAAGACAAGACGAGGCGTCGTTCGCATCTGCGAAGGGCGCGCTCTGGGAGAAGAGTAGAAATGGACGCAAAGCCCCTTTTGAGCCGACGCGCGGCCGCCGCGATCCGCCTCGCCGTCGATCTGCTCGCCGTCTCGACGCTGCTCGCCATCGCGCCGGCGAGCGCCGACGCGCAGCAGCAGCTCGGCTCGGCGTCCGGCCTGCCGCTGCCGCGTTATGTCAGCCTCAAATCGGACCGCGTCAATCTGCACGAGGGGCCGAGCAAGGAGCATCCGACGCTCTGGGTCTTCGAGCGCGCCGGCCTGCCGGTTGAAATCACCGCCGAATTCGAGACCTGGCGAAAAATTCGCGATTCGGAAGGAACCGAGGGCTGGGTGCTGCATTCGCTGCTCTCCGGCCGCCGCACCGCCCTCGTCGCGCCCTGGAAGAAGGAGCCGATCCTCGCCTACGCCAGCGATCATGCGACGGCGGTGGCGAAACTCTCGCCCGGCGTCGTCGCCAGCCTGCGCCGCTGCGACGGCGCGTGGTGCCGCGTCTCAGGAGACGGTTTCGACGCTTATGTGAAGCAGGAAGGCCTTTGGGGCGTCTATCCGGGGGAGAAGATAGAGTGAGGACAGTCGCGCCGACGAGGCCGACTCGCCGAAAGGGCGAATTGCACCTCCCCCTCGAGGGGGGAGGTCGAGCGCCGAAGGCGCGCGGGAGGGGGTGACGCCCCGAGTCTTCGGGCGGCTCCCCACCCCGGACGGTTTCACCGTCCGACCCTCCCCCTGAAGGGGAGGGTGAAACGCCCCCCGGATTGTCAGTCCTCGTCCTTGCACAGGCGGACCACCACATCGACGCGGGCGATTCTCATGCCCGGCGGCGGCGGCGGCAGGCTGGCGACGTCCACATGGGCGCCGGGGATATCGACGAGTCCCTCGCCCTCGACCAGGAAATGATGGTGCTCCGACACATTGGTGTCGAAATAGACGCGCGCGCCGTCCACCGCGATCTCGCGCAGCAGGCCGACATCGGTGAATTGATGCAGCGTGTTGTAGACGGTGGCGAGCGAGACCGGCAGATCGTCGGCCAGCGCCTCCTCGAAGAGCTTCTCGGCCGTCACATGGCGGTCGCCCTTGCCGAACAGCAGCCCGCCCAGCGCCACGCGCTGACGCGTCGGCCGCATGCCGGCCGCCATCAAGCGGCTGCGCAGCCGCCGCATGGCGTCGCTCGGCGCCCGCTCGGAGGTTTCGACCGTGAATTGCTCGACCGTCATTCGCCCGTACTTCCCGCCCCGCATCTTGTCTCTTTCGTTACAATAGGGAAGCTCGGCGGCAGAGACAATCTTTTCCTCCCCGGGCCGCTCGGGACCGATGAAAGCGCTCTTGGAGCCGCGCGCCCCCTTTGACCCGGCGGGCGCCTATGTTAACGAATGCGGCTTCCGGTCCGCAGCGCGGCCGGAAATCGTCACGTCAGAGACGCAAGAAGGAACATCATGAGCGAACGGCGCTCGTCTTTCGGATATGAGGATCTGCTCGCCTGCGCGCGGGAAGAGCTTTTCGGCCCGGGCAACGCCCAGCTTCCGCTGCCGCCCATGCTCATGTTCGACCGAATCACGGAAATTTTCGAAGAAGGCGGCGCCCATGGCAAAGGCTATGTGCGCGCCGAGCTCGACATTAATCCGAGCCTCTGGTTCTTCGACTGCCATTTCAAGGGCAATCCGGTGATGCCGGGGTGTCTCGGGGTCGATTCGCTGTGGCAGCTCACCGGCTTTTTTCTGGGCTGGCTGGATCTGCCCGGCCGCGGCATGGCGCTCGGCGTCGGCGAGGTGAAATTCAGCGGCCAGGTGCGGCCGCACAATAAGCTCGTCCGCTACGGCGTCGATTTCAAGCGCGTGTTCAAATCCAAGCTCGTCCTCGGCATCGCCGACGGCTGGGTGGAGGTGGACGGCGAACGTATTTATGAAGCGAAGGACCTGAAGGTCGGTCTCGCCAAGCCCGAAGCCGCGTGACGGCCTGACGGAACGCCGCTCGGGGCGCGCGAGACAATCGCCAAATCCAGACGGGACAGCCAAAGAGCCCGCCGGCGCGAGGGAGTTCGGACATGAGAAGAGTGGTCGTGACCGGCATGGGCGTCGTTTCGTCCATCGGCAACAATACGCAGGAAGTCGTCGCCTCTCTGCATGAGGCGAAGTCGGGCGTCGTCAAGGCGGACAAATATGCCGAGCTCGGCTTCCGCTGCCAGGTGCATGGCGCGCCGACTCTCGACCCGTCGACGATCCTCGACCGCCGCGCCATGCGCTTCCACGCCATGGGCACGGCCTGGAATCATGTCGCCATGGATCAGGCGATTCTCGACTCCGGCCTCGCGCCGGACGAGATCTCCAATGAGCGCACCGGCATCATCATGGGCTCGGGCGGCCCGTCCACCAAAGTGGTCGTCGAATCCGCCGATATCGCCCGCACCAAGGGGCCGAAGAAGGTCGGCCCCTTCGCCGTGCCCAAGGCCATGTCCTCCACCGCCTCGGCGACGCTCGCCACCTGGTTCAAGATCAAGGGCGTCAACTATTCCATCTCCTCGGCCTGCGCGACGTCGAATCATTGCGTCGGCAACGCCTATGAGATGATCCAATGGGGCAAGCAGGACATTATGTTCGCCGGCGGCTGCGAGGAGCTCGAATGGGAGCTCTCCGTCCTGTTCGACGCCATGGGCGCCATGTCCTCCTCCTATAACGACCGCCCGGCGACCGCCTCGCGCGCCTATGACAAGAACCGCGACGGCTTCGTCATCGCCGGCGGCGCCGGCGTGCTGGTGCTGGAAGAGTATGAGCGGGCCAAGGCGCGCGGCGCGAAAATCTACGCCGAGATCGCCGGCTATGGCGCGACCTCGGACGGCCATGACATGGTCGCCCCTTCCGGCGAAGGCGCGATGCGTTGCATGCGCCAGGCGCTGGCCGGCGTGAGGACGCCGATCGACTACATCAATCCACACGCCACCTCGACGCCCGTCGGCGATCTGAAAGAGATCGAGGCGATTCGCGAGGTCTTCGGCCGCGGCGACAAATGCCCGCCGATCTCGGCGACGAAATCGCTGACCGGCCATTCGCTCGGCGCGACCGGCGTGCAGGAGGCGATCTATTCGCTGCTGATGATGCAGAACGGCTTCATCTGCGAGAGCGCCAATATCGAGGAGCTCGATCCCGAATTCGCCGATATGCCGATCCTGCGCGAGCGGCGCGACAATGTCGCTCTGCGCGCCGTGCTCTCCAACTCCTTCGGTTTCGGCGGCACCAATGCGTCGCTGGTGTTCAAGCACCCGGACGCCTGACGAGAATAGGACCATCCAAAGATGACGGTTTCAACGGGCCTCATGCAGGGCAAACGCGGCCTTGTCATGGGAGTCGCGAATGATCATTCCATCGCCTATGGCATAGCGCGAGCGCTGGCGCCGCATGGGGCCTCGCTCGCCTTCACCTATCAGGGCGAGGCGCTCGGCAAGCGCGTCCGCCCGATCGCCGAGGAGCTCGGCTCCAAT
It encodes the following:
- a CDS encoding META domain-containing protein encodes the protein MRRFLTALLVGLAACGPALAKGKPAQKEKDQQEATAQEPPPNYKPFPHNYIFNLKDINGKAPPADIWIRIDTTMRGTGFSGCKSWSGVFVVGGNRLGPKAMPAVADAKCDPALQAIERDFWQVMLSGPFWDLQGSDLILKGAKGGVLRFTRSL
- a CDS encoding SH3 domain-containing protein; translated protein: MDAKPLLSRRAAAAIRLAVDLLAVSTLLAIAPASADAQQQLGSASGLPLPRYVSLKSDRVNLHEGPSKEHPTLWVFERAGLPVEITAEFETWRKIRDSEGTEGWVLHSLLSGRRTALVAPWKKEPILAYASDHATAVAKLSPGVVASLRRCDGAWCRVSGDGFDAYVKQEGLWGVYPGEKIE
- the irrA gene encoding iron response transcriptional regulator IrrA; its protein translation is MRRLRSRLMAAGMRPTRQRVALGGLLFGKGDRHVTAEKLFEEALADDLPVSLATVYNTLHQFTDVGLLREIAVDGARVYFDTNVSEHHHFLVEGEGLVDIPGAHVDVASLPPPPPGMRIARVDVVVRLCKDED
- a CDS encoding AAA family ATPase — its product is MLEILAVSGYRSLRDLTLPLARLNVVTGANGSGKSSLYRALRLLADTARGRLVSSLAREGGIQSTLWAGPEQVGRAVRAGSHPVQGLVRKRSVHLRLGFGAADLSYAVDLGFPPPGLSTSAFLLDPAIKRECVWSGPLFRPSALLVDRHGPGLRAVDDSGAWRVIPTPIADFESMMTEFSDPRAAPEMIAVRRKLQSWRFYDCLRTDVEAPCRRPQVGTHTPILADDGADIAAALQTVLEIGDEAGLARAVDDAFPGAAIEIETRDGWFELSMRQHGLLRPLKAAELSDGTLRYLMLIAALLTPRPPELLALDEPEASLHPDLIPALARLIADAAQRSQIVVVTHCRELADLLVSEPDSRAIELTKDFGETRHAGEGFRPRWEWPKR
- the fabA gene encoding 3-hydroxyacyl-[acyl-carrier-protein] dehydratase FabA — encoded protein: MSERRSSFGYEDLLACAREELFGPGNAQLPLPPMLMFDRITEIFEEGGAHGKGYVRAELDINPSLWFFDCHFKGNPVMPGCLGVDSLWQLTGFFLGWLDLPGRGMALGVGEVKFSGQVRPHNKLVRYGVDFKRVFKSKLVLGIADGWVEVDGERIYEAKDLKVGLAKPEAA
- a CDS encoding D-glycerate dehydrogenase: MAKKKPLVVVTRRLPEVIETRMCELFDTRLNVSDRPATHEELVEAVRTADVLVPTITDRIDSGLIGQAGEQLKLIANFGNGVDHIDVASALRRSITVTNTPGVLTEDTADLTMGLILAVARRLVEGARTIPDGSWGGWSPTWMLGHRITGKRLGIVGMGRIGQALARRASAFGLSIHYHNRRRLPVEIEDQLEATYWESLDQMLARIDILSIHCPHTPATYHLLSARRLKQLRPHAIIVNTARGEIVDENALIRMLEADEISGAGLDVFEHEPAVSPKLVKLAKAGKVTLLPHMGSATNEGRVDMGEKVIINIKTFMDGHRPPDRVLPSML
- the fabB gene encoding beta-ketoacyl-ACP synthase I, yielding MRRVVVTGMGVVSSIGNNTQEVVASLHEAKSGVVKADKYAELGFRCQVHGAPTLDPSTILDRRAMRFHAMGTAWNHVAMDQAILDSGLAPDEISNERTGIIMGSGGPSTKVVVESADIARTKGPKKVGPFAVPKAMSSTASATLATWFKIKGVNYSISSACATSNHCVGNAYEMIQWGKQDIMFAGGCEELEWELSVLFDAMGAMSSSYNDRPATASRAYDKNRDGFVIAGGAGVLVLEEYERAKARGAKIYAEIAGYGATSDGHDMVAPSGEGAMRCMRQALAGVRTPIDYINPHATSTPVGDLKEIEAIREVFGRGDKCPPISATKSLTGHSLGATGVQEAIYSLLMMQNGFICESANIEELDPEFADMPILRERRDNVALRAVLSNSFGFGGTNASLVFKHPDA